In Bos taurus isolate L1 Dominette 01449 registration number 42190680 breed Hereford chromosome 11, ARS-UCD2.0, whole genome shotgun sequence, one DNA window encodes the following:
- the ATP6V1B1 gene encoding V-type proton ATPase subunit B, kidney isoform, with translation MAAEVDSRPRGLPGGGASLGAAREHVQAVTRNYITHPRITYRTVCSVNGPLVVLDQVKFAQYAEIVNFTLPNGTQRSGQVLEVSGTKAIVQVFEGTSGIDAQKTTCEFTGDILRTPVSEDMLGRVFNGSGKPIDKGPVVMAEDFLDINGQPINPHDRIYPEEMIETGISPIDVMNSIARGQKIPIFSAAGLPHNEIAAQICRQAGLVKKSKAVLDYHDDNFAIVFAAMGVNMETARFFKSDFEQNGTMGNVCLFLNLANDPTIERIITPRLALTTAEFLAYQCEKHVLVILTDMSSYAEALREVSAAREEVPGRRGFPGYMYTDLATIYERAGRVEGRGGSITQIPILTMPNDDITHPIPDLTGFITEGQIYVDRQLHNRQIYPPINVLPSLSRLMKSAIGEGMTRKDHGDVSNQLYACYAIGKDVQAMKAVVGEEALTSEDLLYLEFLQKFEKKFINQGPYEKRSVFESLDLGWKLLRTFPKEMLKRIPQNIIDEFFSREGAPQDTEADTAL, from the exons ATGGCCGCGGAAGTAGACAGTAGGCCCAGGGGTCTCCCCGGCGGAGGCGCGAGCTTGGGCGCCGCCCGAGAACACGTGCAGGCGGTCACCCGAAACTACATCACCCACCCCCGCATCA CCTACAGGACCGTGTGCAGCGTCAATGGGCCCCTGGTGGTGCTGGATCAGGTCAAG TTTGCCCAGTATGCTGAGATTGTCAACTTTACCCTCCCCAACGGGACTCAGCGGAGTGGGCAAGTGCTCGAGGTGTCTGGGACCAAGGCAATTGTGCAG GTGTTTGAAGGGACCTCTGGGATTGATGCCCAGAAGACCACCTGCGAATTCACGGGGGACATCCTACGGACCCCAGTGTCAGAGGACATGCTGG GTCGGGTTTTCAACGGCTCAGGCAAACCCATTGACAAGGGGCCAGTGGTCATGGCAGAGGACTTCCTGGATATCAACG GCCAGCCCATCAACCCCCACGACCGCATCTACCCCGAGGAGATGATCGAGACAGGCATCTCGCCCATCGACGTCATGAACAGCATTGCCCGTGGTCAGAAGATCCCCATCTTCTCAGCAGCTGGGCTCCCCCACAATGAG ATTGCCGCCCAGATCTGCCGCCAGGCTGGGCTGGTGAAGAAGTCCAAGGCCGTGCTGGACTATCATGATGACAACTTTGCCATCGTCTTTGCAGCCATGGGG GTGAACATGGAGACAGCCAGGTTCTTCAAGTCTGACTTCGAGCAGAATGGCACCATGGGCAACGTCTGCCTCTTCCTGAACTTGGCCAACGACCCCAC GATCGAGCGGATCATCACCCCGCGCCTGGCACTGACCACGGCAGAGTTCCTCGCCTACCAGTGTGAGAAGCACGTGCTGGTCATACTGACGGACATGAGTTCCTATGCGGAGGCCTTGCGGGAA GTCTCAGCTGCCAGAGAGGAAGTGCCTGGGCGCCGAGGCTTCCCTGGGTACATGTACACTGACTTGGCCACCATCTACGAGCGGGCGGGCCGCGTGGAGGGCCGGGGCGGATCCATCACTCAGATCCCCATCCTCACCATGCCCAATGACG ATATCACCCACCCAATCCCAGACCTGACGGGCTTCATCACAGAGGGACAGATCTATGTGGACAGACAGCTTCATAACAGACAG ATCTACCCGCCCATCAACGTCCTCCCTTCCCTGTCGCGGCTGATGAAGTCCGCCATTGGGGAGGGGATGACCAGAAAGGACCATGGAGATGTCTCCAACCAGCTG TATGCCTGCTACGCCATCGGGAAGGATGTGCAGGCCATGAAGGCAGTGGTGGGAGAGGAGGCGCTCACTTCCGAGGATCTGCTCTACCTGGAATTCCTGCAGAAGTTTGAGAAGAAGTTCATCAACCAGG GTCCCTACGAGAAACGCTCGGTGTTCGAGTCTTTGGACCTGGGCTGGAAGCTGCTGCGCACCTTCCCCAAGGAAATGCTGAAGCGCATCCCGCAGAACATCATCGATGAATTCTTTTCCCGCGAGGGGGCGCCACAGGACACTGAAGCCGACACTGCGCTGTAG